One Enterococcus silesiacus genomic window carries:
- a CDS encoding aldo/keto reductase → MKKIQFGTSDLQVASVILGCMRMNGAENPTEIIETAYDHGIDFFDHADIYGGGECETIFGQALKESSIKREDIIIQTKCGIRKGMFDFSKDHIISSVEGSLKRLGVDYVDALLLHRPDTLVEPEEVAAAFDQLETQGKVKYFGVSNQKPMQIDLLKKTVKQPLLVNQLQFGIKHTGMVDQGIHVNMTDEASVDRDGSILDYSRLNEMTIQAWSPYQYGFFEGVFIGNEKFSELNATLDKIAENHNCTATGLATAWILRHPAKMQVIAGSMNKERIKEIAKAADIVLSREEWYEIYRAAGNILP, encoded by the coding sequence GTGAAAAAGATTCAATTTGGAACCAGTGATTTACAAGTAGCATCAGTTATACTTGGTTGTATGAGGATGAATGGGGCTGAAAACCCGACGGAGATCATTGAGACAGCCTATGATCATGGCATTGATTTTTTTGATCATGCAGATATCTACGGCGGTGGTGAATGTGAAACGATTTTTGGCCAAGCATTGAAAGAATCGTCGATTAAAAGAGAAGATATCATTATTCAAACAAAATGTGGAATTCGTAAAGGGATGTTCGATTTTTCTAAAGACCACATTATTTCCTCTGTAGAGGGGAGTTTAAAGCGCCTAGGTGTAGATTATGTGGATGCCCTGTTACTTCATCGCCCAGACACATTGGTTGAGCCAGAAGAAGTAGCAGCAGCTTTTGATCAATTAGAAACTCAAGGGAAAGTAAAGTATTTCGGTGTTAGTAACCAAAAACCGATGCAAATCGACCTTTTAAAAAAGACAGTGAAACAACCCCTACTTGTAAATCAATTACAGTTTGGTATCAAACATACAGGGATGGTCGATCAAGGGATCCATGTGAATATGACTGATGAGGCGAGTGTTGATAGAGATGGTAGTATTTTAGATTATTCTCGCTTGAATGAGATGACGATACAAGCATGGTCACCTTATCAATATGGTTTCTTTGAAGGTGTTTTTATCGGAAACGAAAAATTCTCAGAACTGAATGCAACTTTAGATAAAATTGCTGAAAATCATAACTGCACAGCCACTGGGCTAGCCACTGCGTGGATCTTAAGACATCCTGCCAAAATGCAAGTTATTGCTGGAAGTATGAATAAAGAACGCATTAAGGAAATCGCTAAAGCAGCGGATATTGTATTAAGCAGAGAAGAATGGTATGAAATTTACCGTGCAGCTGGAAATATCTTACCATAA
- a CDS encoding copper-transporting ATPase — protein sequence MNNKEDKHMDHKAHSMETMNHEAMTTHEHNEMAGMDHSMHMGNFKKKFWLSLILAIPIIFLSPMMGVDLPFQFTFPGSDWLVLILASILFFYGGEPFLSGAKMELKQKSPAMMTLIAMGISVSYFYSVYAFIMNKMMPQNHVMDFFWELATLIVIMLLGHWIEMNAISNASDALQKMAELLPDTVKRVNKDGSEEEVSLQKVQQNDHLVVRAGDKIPADGIITKGTTSVDESMVTGESKAVTKNEQDKVIGGAVNGAGTIEIVVTGTGETGYLSKVMDMVKKAQTEKSKLESLSDRVAKWLFYIALGAGLLAFIVWLIVDRNLSTAFERMVTVFIIACPHALGLAIPLVIARSTSIAAKHGLLLKNRNALEQANDIQYVMLDKTGTLTEGRFTVTGVEIINNQMKQKEALEVIGALENNANHPLAIGIMNYLKEQKISPDKVENLQSISGVGLTGTVNGQAIKIVNEKEVERLNLPFDQSLKERYQEQGNTLSYLIIDDQLMAMIALGDVIKREAKQFITDLKAQSIIPVMLTGDNKVAAESVAHYLGIDEFHGELLPEDKEKIVQTYTNEGKKVMMVGDGINDAPSLVRATIGVAIGAGTDVAIDSADIVLTDSDPKDILRFLDLAKQTRRKMIQNLWWGAGYNIVAIPLAAGILAPWGILLNPAVGAVLMSLSTVIVAANAMTLRIHN from the coding sequence GTGAATAACAAAGAAGACAAGCATATGGATCATAAGGCTCATTCTATGGAAACTATGAATCATGAGGCAATGACTACACATGAGCATAACGAAATGGCTGGCATGGATCATTCCATGCACATGGGAAATTTCAAGAAAAAATTTTGGCTTTCTCTCATACTCGCAATACCGATTATTTTTCTTTCACCCATGATGGGCGTCGATTTGCCTTTTCAGTTCACCTTTCCAGGTTCAGACTGGTTGGTCTTGATTTTAGCTTCAATTCTATTTTTTTATGGAGGAGAACCTTTCTTAAGCGGCGCTAAAATGGAGCTGAAACAGAAAAGTCCAGCGATGATGACGCTTATCGCAATGGGGATTTCAGTATCCTATTTTTACAGTGTTTATGCGTTTATTATGAACAAAATGATGCCGCAGAATCATGTGATGGATTTTTTCTGGGAGTTAGCGACATTGATCGTTATTATGCTCTTGGGTCATTGGATTGAAATGAATGCAATTTCAAATGCAAGCGATGCCTTACAAAAAATGGCGGAGCTTTTGCCAGACACAGTTAAAAGAGTGAATAAAGATGGCAGTGAAGAAGAAGTATCCTTGCAAAAAGTGCAACAAAATGATCACTTAGTTGTTCGAGCTGGGGATAAGATACCTGCTGATGGAATCATTACGAAGGGAACAACTTCAGTGGATGAATCTATGGTGACAGGGGAATCAAAAGCAGTCACAAAAAATGAACAGGATAAAGTGATCGGTGGCGCTGTAAATGGTGCCGGAACTATCGAAATAGTCGTTACAGGTACTGGTGAAACTGGTTATCTTTCAAAAGTAATGGACATGGTTAAAAAAGCACAAACTGAAAAATCAAAACTGGAATCGCTCTCTGATCGAGTAGCAAAATGGCTATTTTATATAGCACTTGGAGCTGGACTTTTAGCTTTCATTGTATGGTTGATTGTAGATCGAAATTTGAGTACAGCATTTGAACGTATGGTAACAGTTTTCATTATAGCTTGTCCACATGCTTTAGGATTGGCTATTCCTTTAGTGATCGCTCGTTCTACTTCGATTGCAGCCAAGCATGGTTTGCTATTAAAAAACCGCAATGCACTAGAGCAAGCAAACGATATTCAATATGTTATGTTGGATAAAACAGGCACACTGACAGAAGGCCGGTTTACAGTAACTGGTGTCGAAATAATAAATAATCAGATGAAGCAAAAAGAAGCCTTGGAAGTGATTGGTGCTTTAGAAAACAACGCCAATCATCCTTTAGCGATTGGAATTATGAATTATTTGAAGGAACAAAAAATTTCCCCCGATAAGGTAGAAAATCTTCAAAGTATCTCTGGTGTAGGTCTAACAGGAACGGTCAATGGGCAAGCAATTAAAATTGTTAATGAAAAAGAAGTTGAACGTTTAAATCTCCCGTTTGATCAATCGTTAAAAGAACGTTATCAAGAACAAGGAAATACATTAAGTTACTTAATCATTGATGATCAACTGATGGCCATGATTGCATTAGGCGATGTCATAAAACGAGAAGCAAAACAATTTATAACAGATTTAAAAGCTCAAAGTATCATCCCTGTGATGCTGACAGGTGATAATAAAGTAGCGGCTGAATCAGTTGCCCACTATTTAGGCATTGATGAATTTCATGGCGAGTTATTGCCGGAAGATAAAGAAAAAATAGTTCAAACTTATACAAACGAAGGCAAAAAAGTCATGATGGTTGGTGATGGTATCAATGATGCACCAAGTTTAGTTAGAGCAACGATTGGCGTTGCCATTGGTGCTGGCACAGATGTAGCAATTGACTCTGCAGATATTGTTTTAACAGATAGTGATCCAAAAGATATTCTTCGCTTTTTAGATCTGGCAAAACAAACGCGACGTAAAATGATTCAAAACCTTTGGTGGGGAGCAGGCTATAATATTGTTGCTATTCCACTTGCTGCTGGAATCCTTGCACCGTGGGGGATCTTATTAAATCCAGCTGTAGGTGCGGTGTTAATGTCTTTGAGTACGGTCATTGTTGCAGCAAATGCAATGACATTGCGTATCCACAATTAA
- a CDS encoding peptidase M23, translating to MKKKLLITLSFILLVNTAPMSVLADDIDQKIENQTKKIEDIVKNEQDAKDYLATLENEITTIETEYQTVLSEKQKHETEMNKLNADISNLETKIEKRNDQLKAQARVTQTNHEQESMLSVILSAESLSDAISKALAVNTLITANNDILTAQKDDKKELETLKVSLTETITALEKKTEELEEKEAALAEAKLEQNVKINEIAANLATEKAEKDKFVKQKEEAVKLKEAQLKAIAEEKKKEAQAKAAAEKQAKEQAKAKQVATPAPAQAAEQEQPQKAAPDLTNNSTASDSSNTEQQAPTPPASSGGWSAPVASLTITSGFGGREDPTGISGSFHDGIDFGGASGTPIMAARSGEVVSANYSGMAGNHVVIKHDNGYYSYYLHMSSLSVSAGQNVTAGQMLGGMGTTGNSTGVHLHFSISTSLWGGFVNPAPFLGL from the coding sequence TTGAAGAAAAAACTACTGATTACACTTTCATTTATTTTATTAGTAAATACGGCACCAATGAGCGTATTAGCGGATGATATCGACCAAAAAATCGAAAATCAAACAAAGAAAATCGAAGATATCGTAAAAAATGAACAAGATGCTAAGGACTACTTAGCAACGTTAGAAAATGAAATCACAACGATTGAAACTGAATACCAAACGGTCCTTTCTGAAAAGCAAAAACATGAAACAGAAATGAATAAACTAAATGCTGATATTTCTAATTTAGAAACGAAGATTGAAAAGAGAAATGATCAATTAAAAGCCCAAGCAAGAGTTACCCAAACAAATCATGAACAAGAATCAATGCTTTCAGTTATACTAAGTGCTGAATCACTTTCTGATGCAATTTCAAAAGCCTTGGCTGTCAACACATTGATCACTGCAAATAACGATATTTTGACTGCTCAAAAAGACGATAAAAAAGAACTTGAGACATTGAAAGTATCTTTAACAGAAACAATAACAGCTCTTGAGAAAAAAACGGAAGAGCTTGAAGAAAAAGAAGCAGCATTAGCTGAAGCAAAACTAGAGCAAAATGTGAAAATCAACGAAATAGCCGCTAATCTTGCAACTGAAAAAGCTGAAAAAGATAAGTTCGTTAAGCAAAAAGAAGAAGCTGTAAAACTAAAAGAAGCTCAATTGAAGGCAATTGCTGAGGAAAAGAAAAAAGAAGCACAAGCGAAAGCCGCTGCTGAAAAGCAAGCGAAAGAACAAGCGAAGGCCAAACAAGTAGCAACACCAGCCCCTGCTCAAGCCGCAGAACAAGAGCAGCCTCAAAAAGCTGCTCCTGATTTAACTAACAATTCTACTGCAAGTGATAGCTCTAACACTGAACAACAAGCACCTACGCCACCAGCATCTTCTGGTGGGTGGTCTGCTCCTGTTGCGAGCCTAACGATTACTAGTGGATTTGGTGGTCGTGAAGATCCTACTGGTATTTCTGGATCGTTCCACGATGGAATTGATTTTGGTGGAGCAAGCGGAACCCCTATTATGGCCGCGCGTTCTGGTGAAGTTGTTAGCGCAAATTATAGCGGAATGGCAGGAAATCACGTTGTAATCAAACATGATAACGGGTATTATTCCTATTATCTGCACATGAGCAGCTTAAGTGTATCAGCAGGACAAAATGTTACCGCAGGACAAATGTTAGGCGGTATGGGAACAACTGGTAATTCTACAGGTGTTCATTTGCACTTTAGCATCTCAACTAGCTTATGGGGTGGGTTTGTTAACCCAGCACCATTCCTTGGCTTGTAA
- a CDS encoding universal stress protein UspA, with the protein MINNYSNILVALDGSKNAELALQHGVAIAKEKNATLYLLSVVDENAIRHSSYAYSKVLAEEKEAIEKELLKNIYYATEQGLNDVIPLVEIGNPKEMISAVIPTNQAIDLIIVGATGKGMIQSNQLGTTTSYVVQYAPCNVLVVK; encoded by the coding sequence ATGATCAATAACTACTCAAATATCTTAGTTGCACTTGATGGATCAAAAAATGCTGAGTTAGCTCTACAGCATGGTGTCGCTATTGCAAAAGAAAAAAATGCCACTTTATATTTATTATCTGTTGTTGACGAAAATGCAATCAGACACAGCTCTTACGCCTATTCAAAAGTACTTGCTGAAGAAAAAGAAGCAATTGAAAAAGAGTTATTAAAAAATATTTATTATGCTACTGAGCAGGGATTGAATGATGTGATACCTTTAGTAGAAATCGGTAATCCCAAAGAAATGATCTCAGCAGTTATTCCTACAAATCAAGCAATTGATTTGATTATTGTCGGAGCAACTGGTAAAGGGATGATTCAATCAAATCAGCTTGGTACTACAACGAGTTATGTTGTACAGTATGCACCTTGTAATGTTCTTGTCGTCAAATAA
- a CDS encoding methyltransferase, giving the protein MKKKELKKSWQMIEQIECQGWDFSYMDNRWRQENLPWSYSKLVRDYLSKEMSLLDMGTGGGELLLTFGHPYTKTAVTEGWAPNYLLLKQTLQSLGVTVAFVDESDRLSFQDDSFDLVLNSHESYDPSEVCRVLKPGGVFITQQVGDRNGRVLAEKLLMTPLPEKAEWSLKAAKKNLLKEKFEILFAEEYFPYQDFYDMEGLIYYMRRIPWEYPDFCVETHFEQLLMLQNELLAKGVVHNQQHRFVLVGKLSK; this is encoded by the coding sequence ATGAAAAAGAAAGAGTTAAAAAAATCTTGGCAAATGATTGAACAAATTGAATGTCAGGGCTGGGATTTTTCATATATGGACAATAGATGGCGGCAAGAGAATTTACCTTGGAGTTATTCAAAGCTTGTACGCGATTATTTATCTAAGGAAATGAGCCTCTTAGATATGGGCACTGGTGGGGGAGAATTGCTCCTGACGTTTGGACATCCATATACTAAAACAGCTGTAACAGAAGGATGGGCGCCTAATTATCTTTTGCTAAAACAAACGCTTCAATCATTAGGTGTGACGGTCGCTTTTGTTGATGAGAGTGACCGATTAAGCTTTCAAGATGATTCTTTTGACTTGGTTTTAAATAGTCATGAGTCCTATGATCCAAGTGAAGTATGTAGAGTATTAAAGCCGGGTGGGGTCTTTATTACCCAACAAGTGGGGGATCGAAATGGACGTGTTCTTGCAGAGAAACTGCTTATGACGCCGCTTCCCGAAAAAGCTGAGTGGTCGCTGAAAGCTGCGAAAAAAAACTTGTTAAAAGAAAAATTCGAAATTCTTTTTGCTGAAGAATATTTTCCCTATCAAGACTTTTATGATATGGAAGGATTGATTTATTATATGAGAAGAATTCCTTGGGAATATCCTGATTTTTGTGTGGAAACTCATTTTGAGCAATTGCTGATGTTGCAAAATGAACTTTTGGCTAAAGGGGTTGTTCATAACCAACAGCATCGCTTCGTATTAGTTGGAAAGTTAAGCAAATAG
- a CDS encoding 6-phospho-beta-glucosidase — protein MKKFPEHFLWGAATSAPQSEGHGSLNGKSPSTWDKWYEINPEKFQKNQGPEHTSNMYENYIEDAKRMNDIHMNSFRTSIAWTRLLPDGKTINPEAVTFYRNYFHELHSNGVKPIINLFHFDMPWWLMEKGGWESRESVDAFAFYAETCFELFGDLVEYWTTFNEPMVHVECGYLYGYHYPAIHDLKKAVQVAFHTIMAHTMAVKAFKAGKYSGKIGIILNVSPCYPKSHSTEDLRAAELADLLNTKSFLDPAVLGIFPQKLIECLADNQLLPKVEVQDLHLIQMNPVDFIGMNYYQPRRVQAPATVNHPAVSPADFYEHYDWPDKKINPYRGWEIYPEALYDVAMMIKDQYNNIPWFVSENGMGVADEERFMDQTGMIQDDYRIEFMIEHLQQLHKGIEAGSNCFGYHTWTFVDCWSWLNGYNNRYGFYRLDLENDQRTLKKSGIWFKELIDRNGLL, from the coding sequence ATGAAAAAATTTCCAGAGCATTTTTTATGGGGGGCTGCTACATCAGCTCCGCAATCAGAAGGGCATGGTTCGTTGAATGGAAAATCGCCTTCTACATGGGATAAATGGTATGAAATAAATCCAGAGAAATTCCAAAAAAATCAAGGTCCCGAGCACACCTCAAATATGTATGAAAACTACATTGAAGATGCCAAAAGAATGAACGATATCCATATGAATTCTTTTAGAACATCTATTGCGTGGACACGGTTATTACCGGATGGCAAAACAATCAATCCGGAAGCTGTCACTTTTTATCGCAATTATTTTCATGAGCTACATTCAAATGGTGTAAAACCAATCATTAATCTGTTTCACTTTGATATGCCTTGGTGGTTGATGGAAAAAGGTGGTTGGGAATCACGGGAATCAGTCGATGCATTTGCCTTTTATGCTGAGACCTGTTTTGAATTGTTTGGCGACTTGGTTGAGTATTGGACTACTTTTAATGAGCCGATGGTTCACGTAGAATGTGGTTATTTGTATGGTTATCATTATCCGGCTATTCATGATTTGAAAAAGGCCGTTCAGGTCGCTTTTCACACCATAATGGCACATACTATGGCCGTTAAAGCATTTAAAGCTGGAAAATACTCTGGAAAAATTGGAATTATTTTAAATGTCTCTCCATGTTATCCAAAAAGTCATTCCACAGAAGATTTGCGTGCGGCAGAACTTGCTGATTTATTAAATACAAAGAGTTTTTTAGACCCAGCTGTTTTAGGAATATTCCCTCAAAAACTAATCGAATGTTTAGCCGATAATCAATTGTTACCTAAAGTAGAAGTACAAGATCTACATTTGATCCAAATGAATCCGGTCGATTTTATTGGTATGAATTATTATCAACCTCGTCGTGTTCAGGCGCCAGCTACTGTCAATCATCCAGCGGTTTCTCCAGCAGATTTTTATGAGCATTACGATTGGCCGGACAAGAAGATCAATCCTTATCGGGGATGGGAAATTTATCCAGAAGCTTTGTATGATGTTGCGATGATGATTAAAGATCAATACAACAATATTCCTTGGTTCGTTTCTGAAAACGGAATGGGGGTAGCGGATGAAGAACGATTTATGGATCAAACTGGCATGATTCAAGATGATTACCGTATCGAATTCATGATTGAACATTTACAACAACTGCATAAAGGAATTGAAGCTGGGAGTAATTGTTTTGGCTATCATACATGGACATTTGTTGATTGCTGGTCTTGGTTAAATGGATATAACAATCGCTATGGCTTTTATCGCCTGGATTTAGAAAACGATCAACGAACATTAAAGAAAAGTGGTATCTGGTTTAAAGAACTGATCGATCGTAATGGCTTGTTATAA